From the genome of Triticum aestivum cultivar Chinese Spring chromosome 3B, IWGSC CS RefSeq v2.1, whole genome shotgun sequence, one region includes:
- the LOC123066037 gene encoding B3 domain-containing protein Os01g0905400-like — protein sequence MMEVIKKEQEEDGTARRQSLEEGGAKKVVGSSHEEEPSPSGKVKKARKQGVSDPQVKRACVDCTRRCARVHGRAADSSSGKAPQVATPPSFFKVMTGSSEKLDIPPPFAKNIPELADTNVYLEDAFGLRWRVYLCARDGRLSFGHGWSNFVLDHAVAVGEFLVFRHISRSVFVVQIFAKSACERLHLCEKNKSQSKKRKKPQETASSVGDRTVKASKKSNDNGKDKRSKKKQLACDLLDGDRDKAQDQDCQGQVYVLDANTETEYCGGSDFGTNAEPTTPLAMMDLDDEITDDIFLTADAYEFETDLICIPEEPEAFPVDNGMEAPGFSCAEMIGSRNCDSSVGVGGLCHGEKSTRLENEHMADARVITSTDTNAPVLDMDMTALPSNALSEIREDKPCPRIDAAAPSSERSTGNCKKDTNKFMEFPSEGNQRLFLVAQSLVNVASAGKNAVCNLQELPCRMPVLPGRKKQGRKVVVLEDPRGRRWPVLYLCTPTFSGFVAGWADVRAENGLREGDACELELRRGSYSELALRVLGAPGSASQ from the exons ATGATGGAGGTGATCAAgaaagagcaagaagaagatggTACGGCTCGGCGCCAGAGCCTGGAAGAGGGGGGCGCCAAGAAGGTCGTCGGCAGCAGCCACGAGGAGGAGCCGTCCCCGTCCGGGAAGGTGAAGAAGGCGAGGAAGCAGGGCGTCTCCGACCCACAAGTGAAGCGCGCTTGCGTGGACTGCACGAGGCGATGCGCCCGAGTTCACGGCCGGGCTGCCGATTCCTCCTCCGGCAAGGCTCCCCAGGTCGCCACGCCGCCGTCCTTCTTCAAGGTCATGACGGGCTCCTCCGAAAAACTG GACATACCGCCTCCATTTGCCAAGAACATTCCGGAGCTGGCGGACACCAACGTCTACCTCGAAGACGCCTTCGGGCTCCGCTGGCGGGTGTACCTGTGCGCGCGCGACGGCCGCCTGTCCTTCGGGCACGGATGGAGCAACTTCGTGCTGGACCACGCCGTCGCCGTCGGCGAGTTCCTGGTGTTCCGGCACATCTCCAGGTCGGTCTTCGTCGTCCAGATCTTTGCTAAATCCGCATGTGAAAGGCTGCATCTGTGTGAGAAGAACAAGAgccagagcaagaagaggaagaagccCCAAGAGACGGCGAGCTCCGTCGGCGATCGCACGGTGAAAGCAAGCAAGAAGAGCAATGACAATGGTAAAGATAAACGCAGTAAAAAGAAACAGCTTGCTTGTGATCTGTTGGATGGTGATCGAGATAAAGCCCAGGACCAGGACTGTCAGGGTCAAGTTTATGTGTTGGATGCAAACACTGAAACCGAGTACTGTGGGGGCTCTGATTTTGGGACGAATGCAGAACCGACGACACCTTTGGCCATGATGGATCTCGACGACGAGATAACGGACGACATATTTCTCACAGCCGATGCATACGAATTCGAAACAGATCTCATCTGCATTCCAGAAGAACCAGAAGCATTTCCTGTGGACAATGGTATGGAAGCGCCCGGTTTCAGCTGCGCCGAGATGATCGGCTCACGGAACTGTGACTCTTCCGTGGGAGTTGGTGGTCTCTGTCATGGAGAGAAATCAACACGCCTGGAAAATGAACACATGGCTGATGCACGGGTAATAACAAGTACAGATACCAATGCTCCAGTGCTTGACATGGACATGACCGCCTTGCCCAGCAACGCGTTGTCAGAAATCAGAGAGGACAAGCCCTGTCCTCGTATCGATGCAGCAGCGCCTTCCAGTGAGCGTTCAACGGGCAATTGCAAGAAGGATACAAATAAGTTCATGGAGTTCCCTTCTGAGGGCAACCAA AGATTATTTCTGGTGGCTCAAAGCCTGGTGAACGTGGCGAGCGCAGGCAAAAACGCCGTATGCAACCTGCAG GAGCTCCCTTGCCGGATGCCGGTGCTGCCGGGGAGGAAGAAGCAGGGGCGGAAGGTGGTGGTGCTGGAGGACCCGCGCGGGAGGCGATGGCCAGTGCTCTACCTGTGCACCCCGACCTTCAGCGGCTTCGTGGCCGGGTGGGCCGACGTGCGCGCGGAGAACGGCCTGCGGGAGGGCGACGCctgcgagctcgagctccgccgcggtAGTTACTCCGAGCTGGCGCTCCGAGTGCTGGGCGCGCCCGGTTCTGCTTCTCAGTAG